agaaaatcttttgtttATTCATACAGATAAAgggaaaaatgatcaaatacaacagacttaaaaaaaagatatacatCATCATATTTATGCTCTGCTTTCCAAAGCAGAgcataaataatgaaatatttagtaaatatttaataaaagcaaatacttttcaaacatcaaaaacagcTTTACCAGTTCTTTTTTCTAAAGAGTGAACCCTGATGGCAACGTGTCTAAAACGTTAACCAATAAAAccttccaaataaataaaaacaaataaaataatcatgGATGGTTATCATATGATCACATAGCTACATAACTTCAGACATTTCATACTAGCTCGCTTAGAAATTGGTaacaaaatgtacaaatattCCCAAACTTTGCAACTGAAGATAAGTGAGGTGAAGGAGGAAGTGTGGTACCTGTTGCTAGAGGAAGTGCTGCTGTTGTTTAGTGTGTATCCAGGGCTACAGCTGCTGTCTCCATTGGTTGCAGTTGGTGATATACTCATGGACGAATTTGAAGACAGCTTTGGGGAGGTAGAGAAATTTCTGGATGGCGTTGTACTGGATCTAaccatcaaaacaaaaacaaattctaaCTTTGTAGATTCCAAAATCACTAACAATGTCTCTGCACATTCAAGCACGTCCAGCTGGGGGACTGGAGGAAACACATTTGTCTTCACCAACTAAAACAGTGGCCGTTTACTCACTTGGGGTGTGAAGCCTGTCTGGGCCAAGTGCCGTCCTCATTTCTGCGCTCGATCACAAGCACCTGTGTAAATATGCAGGGCTTCATAAACTTATTGTCGcacaagactttttttaaaaattaaatactgaaaatgcaaaagaattTTACACCAACACAATTAATGTTTAAGGCATGATGTGAAAACGTGTTTGACTCTACTTCAAAGTTATGTGAACCAAAGAAGAATCCCTTTTCTGTTCTCCGagaccatcatccatccacttAACCcactttatccctttcgggTTGCTGGAATTGTCTCTGTTAACGTTGGGCGAAGGCCGGTACACCCTGGACGgattgccagtctgtcgcaggccacacactcactcacacacacctgGTGATATTGTAGAGTAACCTAAATTGCCctaagaaacatgtttttggactatgggaggaagccggagaaaacccacacatgcatgaggagaacatgcaaactccacacaggaagatCCAAGACGGGATTCAAACCACGACCATCAATGTTTGCAGAaccacacaataaaaaaatgcttacaATGCAGTGCAGCAGGATAGATGCAACAACTTTATGTCCAACCTCTCCCAACGGACTCAGTCAAATGTTGCACTTCAGGactaggggtgttagaaaaaattgaTTCGGTAATATATCGCGATAGTtaatttggcgatacttgtatcaattcaaaatgctgccaggacgatttttatgtaattatttctgAACGTCCTTTAGTgcctgactcttgttttccactttgccctccgaccgctagttggtaGCAGAGAACaaggagcctctttgagcagctctactctgcacaaaACAGGAAGACCGCAGCTGGAGGCAGCTTGTttcgttgttatgagacatgaactacttagtttttacttgggatggataCCGAACTGAagctctgtgccatgttgctgcccgTATCAACATGGTAACGCGGATTGTGGTGCTTTGTAGTGGACTCCGATAAGAACGACTGAAGcagtgcagctgcacagcggctgATAGGATAATGCACTTAGCATCAACCAAAGTGggcctgcagaacctcccagcaatggattctagtttagcgacctgatCGAAAAAATGCTGACATCGAGGCGATAAGCGTTAGTTTATTTCCGCATGAGAAAGCGTGGCTGCAGTGCAGATgtgtaaacaaagcatcttcGCCACATTAAAACAactctccttcatcctgtcacGCAGcgtcatcatcacactttattgttcctgaaagaattagtattttgtttttacctttattttttctgaaccGTTtcaaagtactggagaagctacattaagatatatttaaaataaaaagcgcTTTATTTCCCCAATCATACTTTTGGAAcattattggttaaggcacattcattctttatttttaatatattgaaatatattttgttgtggaaatcagaaaatgttgaATGTTCCCTTTCTAGATTTTAAGttatcaaaacaaaagcacTACAAATTTGCCTGGGTTAAAGcgacttatatatgagatacagttgcagaacttaacattgtgatcattaaataaactcaatttgaccattttattacaatgaaagacgtattgaaattcaggtagagttttttctaagtcatatttttaaaagaaagagaacaaatgtgttCCATGacaatatcgggatacgtatcctatcgccagactcttgccaatacacacccctattCAGGACTGATTATGGGAGTGCATTAAACATGCGTAGCAGTTACATGTGTGACTTaaatcctgctggttttccttACCTGTCCCTGAAAAAGCCCGGCGTCCTGTACAGTGCTGTCTGGCTTGTTCAGTTGCTCATaggtgttgctcatgtatttgTTCCAGAGTCTGGTCTCTTTCTCTGATGGGATTTCAAACAACGTCCGCATCTCCTTCTCTATAGTGtctgaaaacataaaaagcatgATAAACAGTGAGAGGAGACGCTGCTTACCCGTGGCTAAAGTCAAAATTGTGATGACCTCACCTATAGTATCTGCTTTGCTAAAATGGCGTGTTACAACGTTGTCCATGTTGTCATTCTCACACAAGTTGAGCTCCAGCAAATAGACTTCCACTTTACAGTGCTTAACAAACATGCCATGCTCAACCACCTAGGGAAAAAGAAGGAGACATTTGGAAGAGCTGTCAACACATTCAGCATTATAACACAGCCCCATTTCTACGGCATTACCTTCCTGACGATGGGTCTTTGGCCTTCCAGACAGCCATACCAGCTGACAAGCTTATTCCACGCCTCAGTGGGCACTAAAACATAGTCCAGCTCATCTATGAGGTGCTCTTTAAGAGCTTGGGTCTCTTggtctttaaagagaaaaacacgAGTACAACTTTTATCTGTCAcgaataaagtaaaaatgaaaaccaacaaatgtttatgtttttacaagAAGCAGGTTTACCTGAGAACAGCCCCGAGTTATCAATTGGTCCTGGATAGAGGCTGCGTTCGCCAACGTTGTACATATCCCAACTGTCAAATCCCACATACTTTTTCCACTGTTTGAACCACCGACTGTCTATAAGAAACCTAAACGACAAAGGTGACCGGTTAAGAAAAACATCTATAGCACTTCATCACATCTGGGCATTCGGAATAGTTTGTCTTTTAACCtgcagttgttttatttcactttagTTTATCTGGATAGAAAAACATTAGGGAGCAAAGTGGTGGGTGGACACTGTACTTCAAGTTCTTACTTGGAACATTAAGAAACAACAAAGTACCTTAGCATTTACATATATAGTAACAGAAAGCCAGTTTGACTTAATCTAATGTAAAGAATCTCCTTAGGTTAATAGGCTTTCTCTGACTTATTTATACTGTTAAAAACCAAGTCAATCTCAtgattaacaaaacaaaatacaaggAATAATAACCACACCCACAGACTAAGAATTTGCTGGCTTACCATGTTACATAATTACTTGAAGCCAAGAAGATAATATCTGATGGTGCAGTGCCTTCCTTTCACTTAGTCCGCCCTAATAGCATTTTTAGCTAATAAACTAATTAATATTACAAAGAAGTTCGAAGGAgctaaagcagaaatgtcactACTAACAGGACGTGGCGTTCTTTCTCATGTCCCAGTAGAAACTTACTTGCCACCTATAACAAAGTGCTTTAAGTTTAAGTAGAATGGGAGTCAATCAGAGGCCTACCCCGAACAACAACAGCCAGATCATCATGATCGGCTGGCTTCAATACTCCCCAAAACATGTCAGAATTCAAGTACAAAATACAGAAGAACATGGGCAGGGAAACCTTTCAAAGACTAGGATTCAGCTTTTTCAGTCCAACGACAGTACGTTGTACCGAAATGGTAAATCTTGACTTATTAGCAGCTAGCATGCTAATCGTGTGAACATTAGCCTGCTAACCGCTTTCCGTTTCATCCTGTCGTTGAAGTCTTCGATGCTAACCTTACTTAGCATGtctgcacttcctgtttctcGTAAGCTAGCAGAGCTAACCGAGTCAGGTGCTAAAGGTTCGCCATTCTTACCACTCGTCGCCCTTTTTCAAAGGTGTTTTCAGAAGTGATCCAATGGTTTGCTTCTGACTTTCGGATGAAGGGGTCGGTATCTGTGCGGTTACCGGCTCCGAGTCGGAGTCCGCCGCGCTACCCGACTCGGGTCCGCCTCCTTCGGCCATCATGCAACTGATGTACCGGTAGAGTGCACGCGCTATGACAAGCACGAGCGCCTGGGGAACCAGGAGCGTTCTTCCGCCCATAGGCGGCCCGAATAACAAACCTCCCTCTCCCTCTGACATGCTGGATGAGATGGCACAAAATACAAGTTATGatcacataataataataatacttagGTTACATTCAGTTCAACAGATTGATACcgtagaaatatatttttatgtttgaaagCATTCATCTTTggttgtttggaaaaaaagaaatgggagGACAAGATGGttagtttttctgtttccttctcCTTTCCTTAAATGCAATGATGATCTATTTGCCAAATGCAGACTATGAGTTGTGATTTTTACATAGTCGAATCCAAACCAGCAGTGTTATTTATTGAAGGCACCACCAAAAActcacaaagaaaaccaaacattttagcTTTTGTCTGTGACAACCCAATTTCCTCATCTCTCCAGTGTTAGTCTGCCTGCAGGCACAAAGCGTTTCCAGTATGGCTTTGATCATTAACATCTCATGAATGCCATGATTGGCATCTATGCGTTTTCTTCAGGGCATGTTCATAAATAAGTATGGATTGATTTATTTCCCTGCATAAGGAGAGATAATAGGTTTACCTGAAAGTAGAACTCTTATCTTGGCAAAAAGGATTAAATGAGGTGCAGACATTTGATGTGGATTCTGaagaactttattttgttttcagcggtaagaaaaaaaattcacacagTGACTGtaactctaaaaaaaattaaaagcttttaGAATGATAGACAGGAATTTTGAAATGAATGACAAATATTTCCCGACAAAATGGACTGTCCAACTAACTTGGTGATGAGGAGATCGAGGATTTATAAATAGAAGACGTCTCGCTCTCCACATATTATCTGATGTTGCTGACGGAGGCAAAAATCTCCCGTCTTACCACCTTTAGATGTTTCACTGAAACACTTTTTCACAGTAAAGAGAAATGGGTTTGTGTGAAAACTAAATGTATCACATACAAAACATGATTTATACAACAGAACTGTTAACATACCTAAACACACCTAAGCATTGTGGTCTGGTCCCTACCCTGCTTTTCTACCCTTGGAAGCAGAAACTAAATGATTTATAATCTACAATGGAGTGGTAAAATGGTACAAGAAGAAATGAActgttaaataaacacaaaggacaatgacaataaacctGTAAACATTGCATAACTTAAAGAAATTTGTCCTGCTTTTATGGActtcagcaaaaacaaaccCCATGCAATGACCAAAAGGCTCTTCAGTATGACAGCAGCTCCCTCAGAAGATCCCAGTGGGCAGCTCCTTGCTGAACATGCCATCCAAGTCCAGCTCTCTGCTCATGAGGTCCTCCTCAACACTCTCCAGCGCCCACTGGTGGTCGGTCAATTCTAGTGCCTCCCATTCAGCCTGGGGGACAAAGATGCATGACCAATCCATCCCATCACAGTCTTGTATTCCAGAAGTCCTCCGAGTACTCACTTTAAAAGctttgtttgtgtctgcaggCATGGCCATGGCCGCGCCGCTCATCTGCTCCTGCATGATCCTGGACTGGTCTGCACCTGTGGAGAAGGAATCCCTTCCCGTCAGCAGCCAGAGCGGCGAACAATGAGCCGCTTTACAACAACCTCGGTACTCTTACCGTTATCTTGGCCTAAAATTAAGGAATACATGCTGCGAAGACCAAAGACGTTCAGAAAATACCAGGAAGCAGAGCTCACCCTAGATCAGGAATACAAAcgcacacaacaacaaaaaacagcagttaattccagaatattttcctttttttacaatatagGTAAATCTTGGAATAGGAATTTACCAGGAAGCATCCAAAGAGAGCAGCTCTATTCCCTGCTGCAGCATGGGCTTAAAGCGCAACGTGAGGGGAAAGGGAACCTTTGCTGTGGGGAGAAGCACAAAGCAGAGTCTTGACAATATTTTATCTGCTTAAAGTTAGACTATAACATGTATAAATTAggtctgcacaataaatcacaaatttattgttggttgagcaggttgtccaatgatcgaagggtcggcggttcgatccccgctccccccagtcaactgatgttgtgtccttgggcaaaacacttcaccctccctgcctccagtgtggctccaatGTGCAATACACATATCGCAAAAGTTGGCAATaattgcgataaatggttaccttaaatgtgctaaaacaatcttatggcagcttgtagtatttaactaatcaaataaatccctttacgttgttgaccaatcggatgaagccctgttatgttagatgctcacctcctatgtagacgagggtcatttggagtacaatttaagttgtgttgactcctatttaaattaaactgttacaGTTAAATGGAAATTACGTATTCACGgtagttgttttgcttttcgttcaggtatcgcaagttatatcgtcatcataatattaatcaccaatatcgcaaaTCGTGTGTTGTCCTCATATCCTGCAGCCttagtgtaaataaataaagacaagtGTGCAAACTTATTACTTGTAACAAATCCAGAGAAAGTCCAGTTGATCCAGCCGCCAATGAGGATCATGGGAAGGACATTGGTGACGTTGCCTTTCATCATGTCTGTCAGCATGCTGGGATCTGTAAACAAATGAGCGAAAGGCATCGAACAACACCTTCAGTTCATTCGATCTGAGTGAAGACTCCACTCTGTAAATCGGATGCGTTTACGTTTAGCCGCATCACTTCCTGACATCCGAAACGTTAGGTCGGCGGACGTACCTGTCATGGGAGAAGGTGGGACGACTTTTCTTTTGGTCTTCTTAAAAAATCCATCCTCTTGATTATTGAAGTAGAACTTCCTCATCAGAAAAGACTAACGGAAAAGAAGATCcaaagaaaatacagttttgttAGGTTTTCGTGAAAAGGGAGACAATTTTATAGTTTCTGCAAATttgccaaaagaaaagaaaattaaattttaacctaacattttgaaaatataatatCAGCACCATCATATTATTAGGTTTTAGACTTGTTTTGGATGTCAGAGTAAGAATTTCAGTAGAAAACACTAATAgaaaatttacaagaaaaaattcCAAATTTAGAAAGTTCATTCCATCAAAAGTAGGTAAGTAGGTAAACAAGTAATTGGTTTTAGAAGACTTTTTACAAATTCTCCAAGAGGATTTCTCACGAATTAAGGAAACCTTTTGGAAAATAGGGGGGGGGAATTCTGGAGGCAAGAGACCCACAACATTGCAGTTAAATGTTTATAATGAGGGTATAATACACTTTGGATGGGCAGCAATGTGCCCATAAAATAAACCCATTCCCCTCGCCAAACTGGAAATACTTATAGTGGTAACTCCTCtgattctttcattttctgtgtAATTCTGGAGTTTCCCCTGTAGATGATGGTAAACACCACAAAGAAATGAACATTCGTCAAGGTGCAGGAAGTCATTCTGCATCGATGTGGTGTTggaa
The nucleotide sequence above comes from Oryzias latipes chromosome 5, ASM223467v1. Encoded proteins:
- the LOC101173295 gene encoding ER membrane protein complex subunit 3, with product MAEPELLLDSNIRLWVVLPIVFITFLVGVIRHYVSILLQSDKKLTLEQVSDSQVLIRSRILRENGKYIPKQSFLMRKFYFNNQEDGFFKKTKRKVVPPSPMTDPSMLTDMMKGNVTNVLPMILIGGWINWTFSGFVTTKVPFPLTLRFKPMLQQGIELLSLDASWVSSASWYFLNVFGLRSMYSLILGQDNGADQSRIMQEQMSGAAMAMPADTNKAFKAEWEALELTDHQWALESVEEDLMSRELDLDGMFSKELPTGIF